The genomic stretch AATTCGTCTGCTATTTTGCACATTGCACCTCCCATCAGACTGCAGGTTGCGCCGCTGTCCAGGAGCCCACGTATCTGTCGACCTAAGATGCTGATGAATGCGTATGGACGATTGTCGCTGTTGTGCGGATTAATTACGATCGATTCTACTTTACTGAAAGCTGGTATACTTAAGAGTGAAGGGATGTCGGTTTGAATGGAAGAGACCCCGCCCTTCATTGAGGGTTCTCCCAACTGCGGTTTCCCGGATGCTGCGGACCATTTGTCGAATCTAGCTGTCTCCATCTCGAGATACATGCTTCGCAATTGCGAGTAGTGCAACCTTTTCTTCCACAACTGTAGCAGAAAAGGTAATGTTTCGGGTTGGGACAATTTGGATAAGTGTGACCAGGTTTTTCACACTGCCAACATATGATGCTTGGTGTCCATTCCCTTGTACGTTGCTCTCCACTGGTTGGTGGATGTGGATTCATTGCGGGCCTTTCTCTAGAGTTATTCTGTAAACGCAGTGCGTTCACTTCCTCCACATTGTTAGAATCTACCTCATTACGTAGAGCAATATCGTGTTGAAGCATTTCGCGTTCTAGAATGTCCTGcgggttcaaattttcttctagTTCCGAGCTGAGTTCCATTGAGTTGATTTGTGCTGTGTAATGCGGTTGCCGGTTGAACGATGGCCGGTTAGGAATGTCCATCCTGTTTGTCCCCGGACGCTGTTCTGGTTTGTTCCAAAGTGAACGATAAGTTGTAGCAGATCTACCTCGCATGGAGTAAGATCGCGACACTTCGAAGTCTTTACAGACTGTGACCAATTCTCTAACTGTGCTAACTCTGGAGGCTGCTGCTATGGGGGTGTAGTCTGAATTTAGGTGAGATTTTACGATAAATAGTCTTTCTGTCTCTGAAATTGCTGGCTCTACAATTTCGAAGGCGGCTACTAGGTCCCTGTAAAACGTGGTGAATGATTCGTTTGGGCCTTGAAACCGCAGATATAAGTCTTGCTTGATGATCTCGGAATAATTTGGTGGTAGAAATTCCTGTTTAATTTCCGATTTGAACACCTCCCAATTGGTTAGGTGCAAGTAAGATCGTGTGTACCATTGAAGAGCTCTCCCCTTCAGCAAATGCTTGATAGAACGCAGGAGGGTTTGCTCCTCAATTCCTTCGGTGTCCGCGTATGTGTTTACTTGGTTTAGGAATTCGCCCAATTGTATGATATTGGGTTGACCCGCATATTCGAAAGGCCATTTGTGTACTGGTTGTGTAAACCTATCCGAACTTTGTGCTTGTCCACTAGAGCGTGGTGTGTTTGGTCTATGTTGTGTTCGCAAGAAACGCATAAAATCATTCCTGAGATCATGAGGTAGCTGATCTACTCCTGGAATTGAATGCAATAGCCCTGGTTCCTGTTGCCTATTCAAATCTAACGAATGATTCGCTGTATCGCCTAACTGACTgaaattttgctgctgttgttgtagaTGTCCCATCTGGTTTTCCAGCTGTTGCCGCTTTGCTCTTTCTTGTtgcaaacgatgctgcagctcctgttgctgcagttgcaactGTTGTACTTGCTGTTGATGCATCTGCTCCTGTTGATTCTGCCACTGTTCCCACTGATGACTCTcgtgctgttgttgctgttgccgTGAGAGCAACTGTTGCTCTTGTTGCAATTGCAACTGCAATTGGTGCAGTTTTCGCCTTTCGTCTTCGAGTTGATGCTGAAGCTGTTGGTTTGCCTCACGCTGTTGCTGCATCAGAATTTGTTCTGCCGTTTGCTGCTGCGGTGGCTCCTGATTTTGAATCTGTTCCTGCGTTTGTTGGGATTCCTTCATACTTGATTGCAGTTGAGGATTCTCCAGTTTTTGTAACGTTTCCGCGTCACCCGCAACGTCACCCGCATCGCCTTTTACCTCTGAGTTTGTGGTTGGCTGATTCATCAAAAAGTCTTGAATTCTTGCTAACGTTTGCTTGATTTTAGCCAACGATTTGTTTGCATTTGCTACGATCAAGCTATCGGTAATTAGGGAGAGACGAAGCTGATAGTGCATTAATCTCGATCGGCACATCTTCAATTGTTCTGCATTGTTTTGCCTGATGGCCATTTCGACGTTTAACAGAATATTTTGTAACCTTGCTTGGCATTGGTAAATATTATCTACGTCGGACATAATGTGACTAGAAGTTGTCGGCAAGGAAACCGacttgtttttcaaaacttgaCGCAGCCGTGTTAGTTTTCCTAATTTGTCCTGTCCTTTTGTCTCCTTTAATCCTCGTATCCTCCACTCAAAGTCCAGCTCATCGTCTGCCAAGTGCTCGAGCTCCATGGCTA from Wyeomyia smithii strain HCP4-BCI-WySm-NY-G18 chromosome 3, ASM2978416v1, whole genome shotgun sequence encodes the following:
- the LOC129729317 gene encoding ras guanine nucleotide exchange factor R-like; this translates as MELEHLADDELDFEWRIRGLKETKGQDKLGKLTRLRQVLKNKSVSLPTTSSHIMSDVDNIYQCQARLQNILLNVEMAIRQNNAEQLKMCRSRLMHYQLRLSLITDSLIVANANKSLAKIKQTLARIQDFLMNQPTTNSEVKGDAGDVAGDAETLQKLENPQLQSSMKESQQTQEQIQNQEPPQQQTAEQILMQQQREANQQLQHQLEDERRKLHQLQLQLQQEQQLLSRQQQQQHESHQWEQWQNQQEQMHQQQVQQLQLQQQELQHRLQQERAKRQQLENQMGHLQQQQQNFSQQQEPGLLHSIPGVDQLPHDLRNDFMRFLRTQHRPNTPRSSGQAQSSDRFTQPVHKWPFEYAGQPNIIQLGEFLNQVNTYADTEGIEEQTLLRSIKHLLKGRALQWYTRSYLHLTNWEVFKSEIKQEFLPPNYSEIIKQDLYLRFQGPNESFTTFYRDLVAAFEIVEPAISETERLFIVKSHLNSDYTPIAAASRVSTVRELVTVCKDFEVSRSYSMRGRSATTYRSLWNKPEQRPGTNRMDIPNRPSFNRQPHYTAQINSMELSSELEENLNPQDILEREMLQHDIALRNEVDSNNVEEVNALRLQNNSRERPAMNPHPPTSGEQRTREWTPSIICWQCEKPGHTYPNCPNPKHYLFCYSCGRKGCTTRNCEACISRWRQLDSTNGPQHPGNRSWENPQ